From one Callithrix jacchus isolate 240 chromosome 2, calJac240_pri, whole genome shotgun sequence genomic stretch:
- the CD180 gene encoding CD180 antigen codes for MAFDCSCFLLVVLFSASCKVIASLDQTCIEKEANKTYNCENLGLSEIPDTLPNTTQFLEFGFNFLPTLHNRTFKRLMNLTFLDLTRCQINWIHEGTFQSHHQLSTLVLTGNPLIFMAETSLNGPKSLKHLFLIQTGISNLEFIPVHNLENLESLYLGSNHISSIKFPKDFPARNLKVLDFQNNAIHYLSREDIRSLEQATNLSLNFNGNDIKDIELGAFDSTVFQSLNFGGTSDLSVIFNGLQNSTTQSLWLGVFDDTDDKDVSSAVLKGLCEMSVESLNLQKHRFSDFSSTTFQCFTQIQELDLTATHLVGLPSGIKGLNLLKKLVLSVNHFDQLCQINAANFPSLTHLHIRGNVRKLNLGVGCLEKLGNLQTLDLSHNDIEASDCCSLQLRNLSHLQILNLSYNEPLGLQSQAFKECPRLELLDLTFTRLHINGPQSPFQNLHFLQVLNLTYCFLDTSNQHLLAGLPALRYLSLKGNHFQDGTILKTNLLQTVGSLETLILSSCDLLSIDRQAFYSLENISHVDLSHNSLTCDSIDTLGHLKGIYLNLAANSINIISSHLLPILSQQSTINLSRNPLDCTCSNIHFLTWYKENLHKLEDSEETMCANPPPLKGVKLSDVKLSCGITAMGIFFLIVFLLLFTILLFFAVKYLLRWKYQPV; via the exons ATGGCTTTTGACTGCAGCTGCTTCCTTTTGGTGGTGCTGTTTTCTGCCAGCTGTAAAGTCATCGCCTCCTTGGATCAGACGTGCATTGAG AAAGAAGCCAACAAAACATATAACTGTGAAAATTTAGGTCTCAGTGAAATCCCTGACACTCTACCAAACACAACACAATTTCTGGAATTTGGCTTTAATTTTTTGCCTACACTTCACAATAGAACCTTCAAGAGACTCATGAATCTTACCTTTTTGGATTTAACTAG GTGCCAGATTAACTGGATACATGAAGGCACTTTTCAAAGCCATCATCAATTGAGCACACTTGTGTTAACTGGAAATCCTTTGATATTCATGGCAGAAACATCACTTAATGGCCCCAAGTCACTAAAGCATCTTTTCTTAATCCAAACGGGAATATCCAATCTCGAGTTTATTCCAGTGCACAATCTGGAAAACTTGGAAAGCTTGTATCTTGGAAGCAACCACATTTCCTCCATTAAGTTCCCCAAAGATTTCCCAGCACGGAATCTGAAAGTGCTGGATTTTCAGAATAATGCTATACACTACCTCTCTAGAGAAGACATCCGGTCTCTGGAGCAGGCCACCAACTTAAGCCTGAACTTCAATGGCAATGATATTAAAGATATTGAGCTTGGGGCTTTTGATTCAACAGTCTTCCAAAGTTTGAACTTCGGAGGAACTTCAGATTTGTCTGTTATATTCAACGGTCTGCAGAACTCTACTACTCAGTCTCTCTGGCTGGGAGTGTTTGATGACACTGATGACAAAGACGTTAGTTCAGCCGTGCTCAAGGGACTCTGTGAAATGTCTGTTGAGAGCCTCAACCTGCAGAAACACCGTTTCTCTGACTTCTCATCCACCACATTTCAGTGCTTCACCCAAATCCAGGAACTGGATCTGACAGCAACTCACTTGGTAGGGTTGCCCTCTGGGATTAAGGGTCTGAACTTGCTCAAGAAATTAGTTCTCAGTGTAAATCATTTTGACCAATTGTGTCAAATCAATGCTGCCAATTTCCCCTCCCTTACACACCTCCACATCAGAGGCAACGTGAGGAAACTTAACCTCGGTGTTGGTTGTTTGGAGAAACTAGGAAACCTTCAGACACTTGATTTAAGCCATAATGACATAGAGGCTTCTGACTGCTGCAGTCTACAACTCAGAAACCTGTCCCACTTGCAAATCTTAAACCTGAGCTACAATGAGCCTCTTGGTCTCCAGAGTCAGGCATTCAAGGAATGTCCTCGGCTGGAACTCCTGGATTTGACATTTACCCGCTTACACATTAATGGTCCACAAAGTCCCTTCCAAAACCTTCATTTCCTACAGGTTCTGAATCTCACCTACTGCTTCCTTGATACCAGCAATCAGCATCTTCTAGCAGGCCTACCGGCTCTCCGGTATCTCAGCTTAAAAGGGAATCACTTTCAAGATGGGACTATCTTGAAGACCAACCTGCTTCAGACCGTGGGCAGCTTGGAGACTCTGATTTTATCCTCCTGTGATCTCCTCTCCATAGACCGGCAAGCATTCTACAGCCTGGAAAATATAAGCCATGTAGACTTAAGCCACAACAGCCTGACATGCGACAGCATTGATACTCTTGGCCATCTTAAGGGAATCTACCTCAATCTGGCTGCCAACAGCATTAACATCATCTCATCCCATCTCCTCCCCATCTTGTCCCAGCAGAGCACCATTAATTTGAGTCGCAATCCCCTGGACTGCACTTGCTCAAATATTCATTTCTTAACATGGTACAAAGAAAACCTGCACAAACTCGAAGACTCAGAGGAGACCATGTGCGCAAACCCGCCACCTCTAAAGGGAGTTAAGCTATCTGATGTCAAGCTGTCCTGCGGGATTACAGCCATGGgcattttctttctcatagtatttttattattgttcacTATTCTGCTCTTCTTTGCAGTTAAATACCTTCTCAGGTGGAAATACCAACCCGTGTAG